From the genome of Spinacia oleracea cultivar Varoflay chromosome 2, BTI_SOV_V1, whole genome shotgun sequence, one region includes:
- the LOC110777849 gene encoding mitochondrial import inner membrane translocase subunit TIM17-2-like — MGTPETSREPCPDRILDDLGGAFAMGAVGGSVFHYVRGSINAPKGERILRALETVRMSAPRTGGGFAVWGGLFSTFDCTLVYIRQKEDPWNSIFAGAATGGFLQVRQGLRASGRSAAFGGILLALIEGAGIMLNRVMSPPAQIMYEDPSMGAGAPQQMGGYGFGFPGQAANVGGGGSEEVNQGGSGGGGFFGGWFGGDGKKEGSSSSSSGSEATVLESFDTPTPMPNFDYK, encoded by the coding sequence ATGGGAACACCAGAAACATCTCGAGAACCGTGTCCTGACCGTATCCTCGACGACTTAGGCGGTGCCTTTGCCATGGGAGCTGTCGGAGGTTCTGTCTTCCACTACGTCAGGGGTTCAATCAACGCCCCTAAAGGTGAACGCATCCTCCGAGCACTCGAAACTGTACGAATGAGTGCACCGCGTACTGGTGGTGGGTTCGCCGTGTGGGGTGGTTTGTTCTCCACTTTTGATTGTACTCTGGTCTACATCCGCCAAAAGGAGGATCCTTGGAATTCTATTTTCGCCGGCGCGGCTACCGGTGGGTTCCTTCAGGTGCGTCAGGGTCTACGCGCCTCCGGTCGTTCTGCCGCATTTGGTGGGATCCTTCTTGCTTTGATTGAAGGTGCTGGGATCATGCTTAATCGGGTTATGTCGCCGCCTGCACAGATTATGTATGAGGATCCGAGTATGGGTGCTGGGGCACCGCAGCAGATGGGGGGTTATGGGTTTGGATTTCCGGGTCAGGCGGCGAACGTTGGTGGTGGTGGGTCTGAGGAGGTGAATCaaggtggtagtggtggtggtgggtttTTTGGTGGGTGGTTTGGTGGTGATGGGAAGAAGGAAGGGAGTAGTTCAAGTAGCAGTGGGAGCGAAG